The following are from one region of the Tachysurus fulvidraco isolate hzauxx_2018 chromosome 15, HZAU_PFXX_2.0, whole genome shotgun sequence genome:
- the aldh3b1 gene encoding aldehyde dehydrogenase family 3 member B1, translated as MESQKQVIEKLRAAFRSRMTFPLHFRRNQLEALLSLLEDNEAQILEALHKDLAKPKFEAVLSEIDMVTNELRYTICNFESWLQPSYVGKNLATKLDDCFVRREPLGVVLIIGAWNYPLQLILAPLIAAISAGNCAILKPSEISQATEQLLSELIPKYLSQECFAVICGGAEETKSLLQNRFDHIFYTGSQAVARSILQAAAVHLTPVTLELGGKCPCFIYGHINVKAAAKRLVWAKYFNAGQSCVAPDYVLCTAEMRDNLVPMIREALESFYGQQIQESPDYGRIITDKHWNRLTELLRKSQGKVVIGGESVKEDKYMAPTVLVDVTESDVLMQEEIFGPILPILTVESLEQGISFINDREKPLALYVFSDQSQVVNTVLEQTSSGGFCSNDGIVHMTLPGLPFGGVGASGMGSYHGRWGFETFSHRRGCMLRGWALERISALRYPPYQESSLGWLRWATQAKKKGWGGCSLM; from the exons ATGGAAAGTCAAAAGCAGGTGATTGAGAAGCTCAGGGCCGCCTTCCGGTCCAGAATGACTTTTCCCTTACATTTCCGTCGCAATCAGCTGGAGGCTTTGTTGTCTTTGCTAGAAGATAACGAGGCGCAGATCTTAGAGGCACTGCATAAAGACCTCGCCAAG CCCAAGTTTGAAGCAGTGCTGTCAGAAATCGACATGGTGACCAATGAGCTTCGTTACACCATCTGTAACTTCGAATCCTGGCTGCAGCCGAGCTACGTGGGGAAAAACCTG gCAACAAAACTAGATGACTGCTTTGTACGCAGAGAACCTTTAGGGGTCGTGTTGATTATCGGTGCGTGGAACTATCCTCTCCAGCTCATTTTAGCACCACTGATTGCTGCTATTTCTGCAG GAAACTGTGCAATCCTGAAGCCTTCGGAAATCAGTCAAGCAACCGAGCAACTCCTTTCAGAGCTAATACCGAAATACCTGTCTCAG GAGTGTTTTGCTGTTATTTGTGGAGGAGCAGAGGAAACCAAATCTTTGTTGCAGAACCGATTTGATCATATTTTCTACACAG GATCCCAGGCGGTGGCACGGAGCATCCTGCAGGCAGCCGCAGTGCATCTCACCCCTGTCACTCTGGAGCTGGGTGGAAAATGCCCGTGTTTCATTTACGGCCATATAAACGTCAAGGCTGCTGCAAAAAGGCTTGTATGGGCCAAGTATTTTAATGCAGGGCAGAGCTGTGTGGCACCGGATTATGTCCTGTGCACAGCAGAGATGCGAGATAACCTAGTTCCCATGATCAGAGAAGCCTTGGAGAGCTTCTATGGACAACAGATTCAAGAGAGCCCAGACTATGGCCGAATCATCACAGATAAACACTGGAACCGACTCACAGAGCTCCTGCGAAAGTCACAAGGAAAGGTGGTTATAGGAGGAGAAAGCGTGAAAGAGGACAAATACATGG CTCCCACGGTGCTTGTGGACGTGACTGAATCAGACGTTCTAATGCAAGAGGAAATTTTTGGCCCCATTCTTCCCATCCTCACTGTGGAGTCTCTAGAGCAAGGCATCAGTTTCATCAACGACAGAGAGAAGCCACTGGCACTCTATGTGTTTTCTGATCAGTCTCAG GTGGTGAATACAGTATTAGAGCAAACCAGCAGTGGAGGGTTTTGTTCAAATGATGGGATTGTTCACATGACACTTCCTGGTTTGCCTTTTGGAGGAGTAG GTGCAAGCGGGATGGGGAGTTATCATGGCCGCTGGGGCTTCGAGACGTTCAGCCACAGACGGGGGTGTATGCTGCGAGGCTGGGCACTCGAGCGCATCAGCGCACTACGCTATCCTCCATACCAAGAGTCGAGCCTGGGCTGGCTGCGCTGGGCCACGCAGGCCAAAAAGAAGGGCTGGGGAGGATGCAGCCTCATGTGA
- the si:dkey-204f11.64 gene encoding guanine nucleotide-binding protein G(I)/G(S)/G(O) subunit gamma-5, whose product MSNNSSNSSNLVLAQKAVKQLRLEASVRRIKVSQAAAELKTFCLQNAHRDPLLVGVPSSDNPFRPPKSCELF is encoded by the exons ATGTCAAACAACAGCTCCAATAGCAGTAACCTGGTTCTTGCCCAGAAAGCTGTGAAACAGCTGCGGCTTGAGGCAAGTGTCCGGAGAATCAAG GTTTCACAAGCTGCGGCTGAACTGAAGACATTCTGCTTGCAAAATGCCCATAGGGACCCGTTGCTTGTGGGGGTTCCATCCAGTGATAATCCATTCCGGCCTCCAAAATCCTGTGAACTCTTCTGA
- the LOC113659210 gene encoding ATP-dependent Clp protease proteolytic subunit, mitochondrial has translation MFLRNVLQCCGAALKSQRLFHQTAAWRNPLIPIVVEQTGRGERAYDIYSRLLKERIICVMGPIDDSLASLVIAQLLFLQSESNNKPIHMYINSPGGVVTAGLAIYDTMQYILNPISTWCVGQAASMGSLLLAAGTAGMRHSLPNARIMVHQLSGGARGQATDIAIQAEEILKLKRQINNIYCKHTRQPLETIENVMERDRYMSPMEAQDFGIIDRVLVHPPQAGQDEPELVQKEPTTSASPSASSEPSVSELAQSGATPASSHKPEP, from the exons ATGTTCTTACGA aatgtgttacagtgttgtggAGCTGCTCTGAAGAGCCAGCGGTTATTTCATCAGACTGCGGCGTGGAGAAATCCGCTCATCCCCATCGTTGTAGAACAGACA GGTCGAGGTGAACGGGCATATGATATCTACTCACGCCttttgaaagaaagaataatcTGCGTCATGGGTCCA ATCGATGACTCGCTGGCAAGTCTGGTGATCGCACAACTGCTTTTCCTTCAGTCAGAGAGCAACAACAAGCCTATTCACATGTACATCAACAGTCCTG GTGGTGTGGTTACAGCAGGGCTGGCAATCTACGACACTATGCAGTACATCCTCAACCCCATCTCTACATGGTGTGTAGGCCAGGCTGCTAGCATGGGCAGCTTACTACTGGCTGCAGGCACTGCAGGGATGAGGCACTCGCTGCCCAACGCCCGCATAATGGTGCACCAGCTATCTGGAGGGGCCAGG GGTCAAGCAACGGACATCGCAATTCAGGCTGAGGAGATTCTCAAGCTTAAGAGACAGATTAACAACATCTACTGTAAACATACAAGACAACCTCTGGAAACTATAG AGAACGTGATGGAGAGAGACCGATACATGAGTCCCATGGAGGCACAAGACTTCGGGATCATTGACAGAGTCCTGGTCCACCCTCCTCAGGCTGGGCAGGATGAGCCAGAACTGGTCCAGAAAGAACCAACCACCTCAGCCAGCCCCTCTGCCTCCTCAGAACCCTCAGTCTCAGAATTGGCACAGTCTGGAGCCACTCCAGCCTCTTCTCACAAACCTGAACCATGA